In Fibrobacter sp., a genomic segment contains:
- a CDS encoding diguanylate cyclase, whose protein sequence is MENTNLSEETHLNELGDSNLNIEDIDNLKKLTDRRVIEIVSGDIVDHIQDDEFLLDSIGKKPGTYYRDIIFALMQIRLPEEEAKRDWKEILKHKYILSEKLGRNVGIHVATLDYYTNIKKRVTNPKIIDANEYVDTASRAITDDLTKAYNRHFFDDEFRRLFLQARTTGKIFSLIMLDLDHFKIYNDLNGHIQGDIALIEVVRILHAVCSQDDTVSRYGGEEFTVLLPSQPLNLALRTAEHIRQAVFDYRFVNEQTLPQGRLSASLGVTTYREDIVSPQDMIEEADVALYRAKNSGRNRVKAFLGDPAI, encoded by the coding sequence ATGGAAAACACGAATTTAAGCGAAGAAACCCACCTCAATGAGCTGGGTGACTCTAATCTTAATATAGAAGACATTGATAATCTCAAGAAGCTGACTGACAGAAGGGTTATAGAGATTGTCAGCGGAGATATTGTTGATCATATTCAAGATGATGAGTTCCTGTTGGACTCCATAGGAAAGAAACCAGGTACCTATTACCGTGATATTATTTTTGCCCTGATGCAGATCCGTCTTCCTGAGGAGGAAGCCAAGAGAGACTGGAAGGAGATACTCAAGCACAAGTATATACTCAGTGAGAAGCTGGGGCGTAATGTGGGTATCCATGTGGCTACTCTTGATTATTACACCAACATAAAGAAGAGGGTGACAAACCCCAAGATCATCGATGCCAATGAGTATGTGGATACAGCCAGCAGGGCGATAACCGATGATCTTACAAAAGCCTACAACCGTCATTTCTTCGATGATGAATTCAGAAGACTTTTTCTTCAGGCTCGTACCACCGGAAAGATTTTCTCGCTTATTATGCTGGATCTTGACCATTTCAAGATCTACAATGACCTGAACGGTCACATTCAGGGTGATATAGCTCTTATAGAGGTGGTGCGGATACTCCATGCTGTTTGCAGCCAGGATGACACCGTGTCGAGGTACGGAGGAGAGGAGTTTACAGTACTCCTTCCATCGCAGCCGCTTAACCTTGCACTGAGAACTGCTGAACATATCAGACAGGCTGTGTTTGATTACCGTTTTGTAAATGAGCAGACTCTTCCCCAGGGTCGCCTTTCGGCATCGCTGGGTGTTACTACCTACCGGGAAGATATCGTTTCTCCCCAGGATATGATAGAGGAGGCCGATGTGGCTCTTTACAGGGCCAAGAACAGCGGCAGGAACCGGGTAAAGGCATTTCTGGGCGATCCGGCAATATGA
- a CDS encoding sigma-70 family RNA polymerase sigma factor, which translates to MQENEFRKIYQGYSRKLYNFILWMSRNRAAADDILQNVFANVWKCKSAPADEVELQRWLFTIARNASMDFFRKASRFSRFRAQYDLECDDHYIEPDTKHIWRELTVLPDTERGILYLHIKCGYSYREIGEMLNITENSVRVKAFRALKKLKESLTRKEL; encoded by the coding sequence GTGCAGGAAAATGAGTTCAGAAAGATTTACCAGGGGTACAGTCGGAAGCTTTACAATTTTATCCTCTGGATGTCCAGGAACCGTGCGGCGGCTGACGATATCCTGCAGAATGTATTTGCCAATGTATGGAAATGCAAAAGCGCTCCTGCCGATGAGGTGGAACTTCAGAGATGGCTCTTTACAATTGCGCGGAACGCCAGCATGGATTTTTTCAGGAAAGCCAGCCGCTTCAGCCGGTTCCGTGCCCAGTATGATCTGGAGTGTGATGATCATTACATCGAACCTGATACGAAGCACATCTGGAGAGAACTTACGGTTCTACCCGATACTGAAAGGGGAATTCTATACCTGCACATAAAGTGCGGGTATTCCTATAGAGAAATCGGGGAAATGTTGAACATAACGGAAAATTCTGTAAGGGTCAAGGCATTCAGGGCCTTGAAAAAGCTGAAGGAAAGCCTGACGAGGAAAGAATTATGA
- the aroB gene encoding 3-dehydroquinate synthase — protein MEIAVNLGENSYTVSVKHGLSADLPDLLKGKFPESSFFLITNTTIASIYSGLLQNWKEKLDLQIYTIPDGEKYKTVDTWKEVLDFLLSSKIERSSVVLAFGGGVVGDITGFAASSVLRGVKYVQIPTTLLAMIDSSVGGKTAVDHPMGKNLIGAFYQPSHVLVDTAFLDTLSERDFRSGYAELFKNAFIGGREMFDFVSINNDLILSKSRSELLEGIRRSIEIKARVVEQDTCERSGLRALLNFGHTFAHSLERFFGFESVMHGEAVFWGILCACELGIAKGTVPSADVETYRNLLSRMPLPELPSVPDIRKLYADMFSDKKVLSGKIRFVLPAEPGKSALRSDITEKEILPVLELVFLRENTFERFLLEDSPK, from the coding sequence ATGGAGATCGCGGTAAATCTTGGAGAGAACTCTTACACTGTATCTGTGAAGCATGGATTATCGGCTGACCTGCCGGATCTCCTTAAAGGTAAGTTTCCTGAGAGTTCCTTTTTTCTTATCACAAACACCACGATTGCCTCAATCTATTCCGGGCTCCTTCAAAACTGGAAAGAAAAGCTCGACCTTCAGATTTATACCATACCCGATGGAGAAAAGTACAAAACTGTAGATACCTGGAAAGAGGTTCTTGACTTTCTGCTAAGTTCAAAGATAGAGCGTTCAAGTGTGGTTCTGGCTTTTGGTGGAGGGGTAGTGGGAGACATAACCGGTTTTGCCGCTTCCTCTGTACTGAGGGGTGTCAAATATGTTCAGATCCCTACGACCCTTCTGGCTATGATCGATTCCTCTGTGGGTGGCAAGACCGCAGTGGATCATCCGATGGGAAAGAATCTGATAGGAGCCTTTTATCAGCCATCTCATGTATTAGTGGACACCGCGTTTTTAGACACACTCTCTGAAAGGGATTTCCGGAGCGGCTACGCAGAGCTTTTCAAGAATGCGTTTATAGGCGGGAGGGAGATGTTTGATTTTGTCTCCATCAATAACGACTTGATTCTATCAAAGAGCCGCAGCGAACTTCTTGAAGGTATCCGGCGCAGCATAGAGATAAAAGCAAGGGTGGTTGAGCAGGATACCTGTGAGAGATCCGGGTTGCGTGCACTGCTCAATTTCGGCCACACATTTGCACATAGTCTTGAGCGGTTTTTCGGCTTTGAATCTGTTATGCATGGAGAGGCTGTTTTCTGGGGTATTCTGTGTGCCTGTGAACTGGGTATAGCAAAAGGTACGGTTCCTTCCGCCGATGTTGAGACTTATAGAAATCTGCTTTCAAGAATGCCACTTCCGGAACTCCCCTCAGTTCCTGATATCCGGAAACTGTATGCGGATATGTTTTCTGATAAGAAAGTGCTGTCAGGAAAGATCCGTTTTGTGCTGCCTGCTGAGCCGGGAAAATCGGCTCTCAGGTCTGATATTACAGAAAAGGAGATTTTACCGGTTCTGGAATTGGTATTTCTCAGGGAAAATACATTTGAAAGATTTCTCCTCGAAGACTCGCCGAAATGA
- the aroE gene encoding shikimate dehydrogenase — translation MAHSISPQIHNHAFRVLKLPYVYVPLSVPPGALHTAAYAFRAFSFAGANVTIPHKGGMSRYCDSLSGLSQATGTVNTLYMKDGALCGTTTDPEGFFRALKFMDVVTEGRNVVILGNGGTARTLSIAISLEGKAASLTIAGRNREKVSLLAEEISSISGFRVQSICFSDDGMHDLLRKCDLLVNCTSVGMYPRTDETPLPAHFFHRNMTVFDSIYNPHKTRFLKEAEEAGCRVQNGLRMLLYQALASFRLWTGVDVPEEIFDINELIGLVAG, via the coding sequence GTGGCACATTCCATCTCTCCCCAGATTCACAATCACGCTTTCCGTGTGCTGAAGCTTCCATACGTTTACGTTCCTTTATCAGTGCCTCCCGGTGCTCTTCATACGGCCGCTTATGCCTTCCGAGCATTTTCCTTTGCAGGCGCAAATGTGACTATCCCTCACAAAGGCGGGATGTCCCGTTACTGTGATTCTCTTTCCGGGCTGTCGCAGGCCACAGGCACTGTAAATACTCTTTACATGAAAGATGGTGCGCTCTGCGGAACCACTACCGATCCGGAAGGCTTTTTCCGGGCGCTGAAATTCATGGATGTCGTAACAGAAGGACGCAATGTAGTGATCCTGGGAAACGGTGGTACCGCAAGGACTCTGTCCATAGCGATTTCTCTGGAAGGAAAAGCGGCATCATTGACAATTGCAGGACGGAACAGGGAAAAAGTATCCTTACTGGCTGAGGAGATAAGTTCCATTTCAGGTTTCAGGGTACAATCCATCTGTTTTTCCGATGATGGTATGCACGATTTGCTGCGTAAATGCGACTTGCTTGTTAATTGCACCAGCGTGGGGATGTATCCCCGGACAGATGAAACTCCTTTACCGGCGCACTTTTTCCACCGGAATATGACAGTCTTCGACTCAATCTATAATCCCCATAAAACCAGGTTTTTAAAAGAAGCAGAAGAGGCCGGATGCAGGGTTCAGAACGGCCTTCGAATGCTTCTTTACCAGGCACTTGCCTCTTTTAGACTCTGGACCGGAGTGGATGTACCTGAGGAGATATTCGATATAAACGAGTTAATAGGCCTTGTTGCCGGCTGA
- the aroA gene encoding 3-phosphoshikimate 1-carboxyvinyltransferase — MKWIVRKSSLSGNIAIPPSKSHTIRAFLIASLAEGISLIRRPLIKGDGGSALRAAEGLGSVVEFTDSGVRITGIGDDFNRGSGSLDLGNSGTGTNLFASAAALGSRGRRFDGDDSLRSRPFRVLLDALRDLGAFYELEVPGRDLPFFIKGPLKGGTVSVNGISSQFVSSLLLSCPLIKDGNTEINVVNLHEKPYVELTLWWLDKQGIKYSKAPDLSKFFIPGNQHYSPFEISVPSDFSSATFAATAAAIAGGDVTLTGLDFSDPQGDKGVFDIIRLAGAEVDIKENGVTISGADLSGREIDLNSMPDALPALSVLACASRGVTRFINVKQARIKETDRIAVMCRELSKMGADISEEEDGLVVRESRLRGAVVNGYYDHRVVMALALAGMIAEGETVIETAEAADVTYPGFVNDFRKIGADIETEN; from the coding sequence ATGAAATGGATAGTCCGTAAGTCATCACTGTCTGGAAACATAGCTATTCCCCCCTCAAAATCCCATACGATCAGAGCTTTTCTGATTGCATCTCTGGCTGAGGGTATATCACTTATTCGCAGACCGCTGATTAAGGGTGATGGCGGCTCTGCCTTGAGAGCGGCTGAGGGGTTGGGTTCAGTGGTGGAGTTTACAGATAGTGGTGTGAGGATCACCGGAATCGGAGATGATTTCAACCGGGGCAGTGGCAGTCTGGATCTGGGTAATTCTGGTACTGGTACAAATCTCTTTGCTTCAGCGGCAGCTCTGGGATCCCGGGGGAGGCGTTTTGACGGGGATGATTCTCTAAGGTCAAGGCCTTTCAGGGTGCTTCTGGATGCGCTCAGAGATCTGGGCGCTTTCTACGAACTGGAGGTCCCGGGAAGGGATCTGCCTTTTTTTATCAAGGGCCCGCTGAAGGGCGGAACTGTCTCTGTAAATGGGATTTCCAGTCAATTTGTTTCCAGTCTGCTGTTAAGTTGTCCTTTGATCAAAGACGGCAACACCGAGATAAATGTTGTCAATCTTCATGAGAAACCCTATGTAGAACTGACACTCTGGTGGCTGGACAAGCAGGGAATAAAGTACAGTAAAGCTCCTGACTTAAGTAAATTTTTTATCCCTGGAAATCAGCATTATTCTCCATTTGAGATTTCCGTTCCCTCCGATTTTTCATCCGCCACCTTTGCGGCAACTGCCGCGGCGATTGCCGGGGGAGATGTGACCCTTACAGGACTTGATTTCAGCGATCCACAGGGTGACAAGGGAGTTTTTGACATTATAAGGCTTGCCGGAGCAGAAGTAGATATCAAAGAGAATGGGGTGACAATCAGCGGCGCTGATCTTTCCGGGAGAGAGATTGACCTGAACAGCATGCCGGATGCCCTACCGGCTCTCTCTGTGCTGGCGTGTGCTTCCAGGGGTGTTACCCGTTTTATAAATGTAAAGCAGGCCAGGATAAAGGAAACCGACAGAATCGCGGTGATGTGCAGGGAACTCTCGAAGATGGGCGCTGATATCAGTGAGGAGGAAGACGGGCTTGTTGTCCGGGAAAGTCGTCTGAGAGGTGCAGTTGTAAACGGGTATTATGATCACCGTGTTGTCATGGCGCTTGCGTTGGCAGGGATGATTGCCGAGGGGGAGACTGTGATTGAAACTGCGGAGGCGGCGGATGTCACCTATCCCGGTTTTGTTAATGATTTCAGAAAAATCGGTGCGGATATTGAAACAGAAAATTGA
- a CDS encoding 3-isopropylmalate dehydratase large subunit produces MGKTITEKIFDAHLVDEPFAGTRVLSLDVVMCHEITTPVAIADLQWRGKDRVFDPAKIKAVIDHVTPSKDSKSATQAKILRDWATRQGIKDFFDVGRNGVCHALFPEKGFIRPGYTVIMGDSHTCTHGAFGAFAAGVGTTDLEVGILKGVCAFRQPESIKVTLKGKMPSGVFAKDVILEVIRTLTVNGATDHVVEFTGEVVECMSMEERMTLCNMAIEAGATSGLCMPDQNTVEYLWPFISSDYSSKAAAVEDFRKWHSDPDASYAKEIEIDVSGLEPVATVGYKPDQVKRVTELGNTKIDQVYIGSCTNGRISDLRIAASIVKGTKLAPGVRGIVSPATPSIFSQALKEGLIEIFMDAGYCVVNPTCGACLGMSTGVLAEGEECISTTNRNFNGRMGKGGMVHLASPATAAASGIKGYISDPREYLGK; encoded by the coding sequence ATGGGAAAGACGATTACAGAAAAAATCTTCGATGCTCATCTGGTAGATGAGCCTTTTGCAGGGACAAGGGTATTGTCTCTGGATGTAGTAATGTGCCATGAGATAACAACGCCCGTTGCTATCGCCGATCTTCAGTGGCGAGGCAAGGATCGCGTTTTTGATCCAGCAAAAATAAAGGCTGTTATAGACCATGTCACACCGTCGAAGGATTCCAAGAGCGCTACTCAGGCAAAAATCCTCAGAGACTGGGCTACCCGCCAAGGGATAAAGGATTTTTTCGATGTAGGAAGAAACGGAGTATGCCACGCGCTGTTCCCCGAAAAGGGATTTATCAGGCCAGGCTACACAGTAATTATGGGTGACAGCCATACCTGTACTCATGGGGCATTCGGAGCTTTTGCTGCCGGTGTGGGAACCACTGATCTTGAGGTAGGAATACTCAAGGGGGTCTGCGCATTCCGTCAGCCGGAAAGCATCAAGGTCACTTTGAAAGGAAAGATGCCCTCTGGGGTATTTGCCAAAGATGTGATCCTTGAGGTCATACGTACATTGACGGTAAACGGCGCCACTGATCATGTTGTGGAATTCACCGGTGAGGTTGTGGAGTGCATGTCAATGGAGGAACGGATGACGCTTTGCAATATGGCAATCGAGGCAGGTGCTACATCGGGACTCTGCATGCCGGACCAAAACACTGTAGAGTATCTCTGGCCATTTATAAGCAGCGATTACAGCAGCAAAGCTGCGGCAGTGGAGGATTTCCGGAAGTGGCATTCTGACCCGGATGCATCCTATGCCAAAGAGATCGAGATTGATGTTTCCGGGCTCGAGCCGGTCGCGACAGTGGGCTATAAGCCGGATCAGGTAAAGAGAGTAACCGAACTGGGAAATACGAAGATCGACCAGGTTTATATCGGAAGCTGTACAAACGGCAGGATTTCCGATCTGCGTATCGCCGCATCCATTGTAAAGGGAACAAAACTGGCTCCGGGTGTAAGAGGGATAGTGAGTCCCGCGACTCCATCGATATTTTCTCAGGCACTCAAAGAGGGTTTGATTGAGATTTTCATGGATGCCGGGTATTGTGTTGTCAACCCTACCTGCGGAGCTTGTCTTGGGATGTCAACCGGGGTACTGGCGGAAGGAGAGGAGTGTATCTCTACCACCAACCGGAACTTTAACGGCCGGATGGGCAAGGGCGGCATGGTTCATCTTGCAAGTCCCGCCACAGCGGCTGCAAGCGGCATAAAGGGTTATATAAGTGATCCCAGGGAGTATCTGGGGAAGTAA
- a CDS encoding cupin domain-containing protein, with the protein MLNPLITRIGQFLRLFREKTGKNQSDVANQAGISVSMLSQIERGIVSPSIDTLFAVCAALDVEPADLFKNLSTERRVRIHRHGERLTMENGGVGYEQLMTCSQGPSQLEMSLLEIKPGAETVMSTEGHEGIETGYVLEGTAILIIDGTEYSISEGDSFFFNSRLPHQLRNSGQKTFRAVFSISPPHVDYLKNSSDI; encoded by the coding sequence TTGCTTAACCCACTTATCACCAGAATCGGGCAATTCCTCAGACTCTTCAGGGAGAAAACCGGGAAGAATCAGAGTGATGTTGCCAATCAGGCTGGTATCTCGGTAAGTATGCTCAGCCAGATCGAACGAGGCATAGTCTCACCCTCGATCGATACTCTGTTTGCTGTCTGTGCGGCACTTGATGTTGAGCCGGCAGATCTGTTTAAAAACCTCTCGACAGAACGCAGGGTCAGGATTCACCGCCATGGGGAACGTTTGACAATGGAAAACGGGGGTGTGGGCTATGAGCAGCTCATGACATGCTCTCAGGGACCCAGCCAGCTTGAAATGTCGCTTCTGGAGATTAAACCGGGAGCAGAGACGGTGATGAGCACTGAGGGGCATGAGGGAATCGAGACCGGATATGTCCTGGAAGGTACTGCAATATTGATAATCGATGGCACTGAATACAGTATAAGTGAGGGAGACAGCTTTTTTTTCAATTCCAGACTCCCTCACCAACTACGAAACTCAGGGCAGAAAACATTCAGAGCGGTGTTCAGCATCTCACCGCCTCATGTTGACTACCTGAAAAACAGCAGTGACATTTGA